ACCACACAAAATGTCCACTAATAGTCGTTTCCAAATACACAGTTCTAGTCGTTATTCAGGAATTGGACCTTGAATTCCACACTCGGCGCGGCGATATACTCGGCGATAAAGAATGCGGGTAGTCGTAAGAAGAACGAGAAGAAAGccaatttcaaagaattaaagacATCCTGAAGACTATTGCttattaagttattattacattCGAAAGATTTAGTAAAATCAAGTTCTAAAGATTTGGCAAAAGTTTCAACATTTATAGCTTTGAAATCCCTGTGAGAAGCTGAAAGTTGGAACGCGAGTCGAGCGTAAGcaaggaaataaatattgtttattttgcgaaatagCGCGCTTACGCGATGACGTCCGACATTTCAGGACGAGAGAGGGTGGAATGAAAGGCCGAGAGGCGAGTTCGTTAGAGCGAGCAGGGGAGGAATTCAACAGCCGTCCTCCATGCAATATGCAACAAGCCCTTTGTTTCCATCTACGCGAATGCGAACGGTCTGCTTCGATCCTTTGCGAAATTCACCTCAAGCGGGAATTCGCAATACGTTCGCGAGAACGTTCAGGAATACAGAATTCACagaacatataatatatcgtTAGATTTCCAAGCGTAcagttttttccaatttttaaacaaagttaatataaaattaggaATGCATGCaatagataaaagataaatgcaAAAGACTTTGAGATTTTTAGTACTTCAGTCATCACATTGGCGTCAATAGAAAGAATgaactaaattatataacattgcaaatttaataataaaaatgcacagTTATAAAGTTCATAAAAAGCCATAAATCTTTAGGCACGTACGTGTCTTTTAGATATTTTgtgtaacaatatatttaaggaaaatcaaatatatttcggAGAGTTGCGATATGTTTCTTATGAGATGGTCTTCCGACGACTagagatattaaagaaattcagCGACATTTCCCGAATTTGACGATCTGTATACCGAAGGATAACTCTTTAACTGTTTTGATTGCAGATTATTCGCGGTGTCCCGGTGCTCCCGATGTCGCGCCGGCATTTCCGCCTCGGAGCTGGTGATGCGAGCGCGCGATTTGGTGTATCATGTGGCGTGTTTCACTTGCGCCTCGTGTGGCACCCCGCTGAACAAAGGCGATCATTTCGGCCAGCGTGACGGACTGGTGTATTGTAGGTGAGAAACAGGAGTGTCTGATCATTACTATCCTTCAAAGGCCGTCTCTCCTTGTTATCAACGAGTTCGATGACGAGGTTGACAGGAGCACGAGGCGCTTTGTCGCAACGAGTCATTCTTCCCCTTTTACCTCCCCTACCTCCGCGCTAATGACGGTTGTTGAGTGCTAATGATGGTCATTGGAACGAACGGGATTCGGGTCTCGGGTTCCGGGAAGACGATCGCGACGACAGATATACCGCGAGATGTGAGAATGAGAACTTACGAATGCCGAGAGACTTGTGAGAAGGGTTTCGTGATTTCCTCAAACGTTtacgaaatgaaatattttaagattgtgCGCACTGTATATAGAACGACGATCAAAAGATTCCCTGCAACACTCCAAAGACCGAGAGATTTCACCGCGACGGAATGAGGAAACCGGATGCCTCGAATTCGTACCACCCAACAACTCGCCGAGTTAACCGTCTTATCCCCTTGACTAACCATAATCCTGCCGCTCTCGCTAAATTCCGCCCCGCGTGGTATCCGATGTGTAAGTCGAACTCGTTCATCGAACTCGAACGCATAACGCGGAGGTCAGGTCGTCTATCGACTACTTGACAGAGAGGTTGACGACTGACGAGCACGTCGCTCCCAAGACCACACTACGAGTTGCTGTGCTGCGCCGGCGACTACGGGGGTGCCGCCGGCGGCATCGAGGACCTCGGCTCGCCGGGGGTGTCGCCGCTACCGGCTTACTACGAGCAGAGCGGGATCGCCGCAACCGGCGCGGTGCAGAAGGGCCGGCCGCGGAAGCGGAAGCTGTCGGAAGTCACCGGCTCCGAGCTTCCCGTCACGATGAGACTGGCCGCTGGAGCGCTCGGTGAGTCAAGCCAATGTATGTTCCGCAATCTTGTATGGATCATGATCTTCTTAATTTCGCTCCCcgttcctcctcctcttttcAAGAGTCACCTTTAGACTCTTCAGTTTggcatttgttttttttttaacttactagactctctttctctctctcttctctcttcatCCTTCTcccattctctctttctcttatgtCTTCTCTTTATTCCACGCTACAGCAAACGAGTTAATCGGCGGAGTTGCATTATTTACCGAGCAACGGGTATAATGGGGCGTTCCTTCGTGCAAACATTTGCTCGGGCCTGCAAGAATCGCAGATGTTATTTCATTTTGCCCGCGCGATTATTCGGCTCGTTAACTGGAGCATTCGACATCGGAGAGCGGGATTCTTTGACGAAATCACGCGCGCCACGCAGATGTCTAATTGCTCGATGATTTAATATCCCCGATAACAAAGGGTTATCGTAATCTCGAAGCACACTCGTTTTATCCTTAATAACTTCATTTCTTGAAATAACAATTGGTAGTGTATAGTTACAGCGCGATGAAAATCGTCATCGTGCGAGAATGATCATCGATGGTCCACAAATCCCGGCGGTAATACCATGAGTTTAGACACACGTAAATCGCGAAGTTAATCATCGCACTTATGTCGGCATTACGACCTCAATGAAACGCGGACGGGTGGCTCGCGGCACTTGGCGAtcgagagaaattaaaaaaatagtgatTCTCCGCTCGACTCGTGTAATTTGCCGGCAGGCTCGCACTCGTATCGCGTTTCGATATGATTTCCGCCGGATTTTACGATCGTTTCGGCTTCGGGCGCAGGCCAAGATGGCGATCGACCGGTGATTCCCAGCCGCGCGTGATTCccagttattttataatcgacGAAGAGCGAGGATCACTCTCCCTGGACTACCGACCGGAATTTACGACCAACAGCCATAAAATCGTCCATGAAGTCCTGCGTGCGCGGCCACGGGTGGGAACGGCCGGCCTGGGAGAGAGAGACCATCTCGCGGTGTTTTAttgtctttatatataattgggACAGTTTTTGCGAAAGGGACGCGCCGACGACGAACGGAGCGATTCCATGGCGAGACGCCGAGCGACCGACGGCGGATCACAGAGGCACTCTCGCGATAATAGTACAGAAGCAAGAAAACGATAATCCGGACTATTCCCGAGCCGCGAGACATGCCACATCTAATGCCTGACACCGGAGCAGTTGATGTATTAGATTACGATAAACGGAaaattaaagtcattaaaaCTGTTCTAAAGAGTCAAGAATTTtaagtttcttatttttctgaaactctcatttatatatgagaAATTATAGTATACAAATCCTTAAGAAAAGTACATACTCTttgttgaataataaaaatcaagaaattatattaaataatgttgaaGGATATACGATGTACTgcgattattaatttctgtcaAGACAGTTTATAGCGAAAATGTTGGCACAATCCTTTCAGCGAGAACATATGTTAGTATATCTTGGAATTAAGAAGATATTGTCCTTTCTTGCGAGGGAAGGACCACATGCGAGCCCTGGGAAGTTTCTCTCTCCCGAGCGGCTCGACGGCGGGAGGGTGGGTGGGGCAGATTTGGCGGTTTAAGAATGAGATTACAATTTGTCAGGGCGAGTTAGAAGCCAAAATCGCCGTGGACTGAGAATCGACGACGATACGAGAGAGGGATTCCGATGCCGGCGGCGCGGCAAGAAACTCGCGCAGGCGGCATTATAGCGCACCGGCCGGCCATTCTGCTGGCAGCGGCCACGCATTGGCCGCAGCAGCATTCTTTTCCGGGCAGATCGGCCAATCGATGCATCTCCCGGTGCCGATATCTATCTGTCACTGTCCACCGATGCCCGGAGCCGTTCCTCTTCCTACAGAGACAGAGAGGCCCTGCCGGAGTCGAGAGGCGCGCTGGGAAAATTCTAATTTCGATTCGATTCGCGTATAAAATCACGCGCTAGAACTGGAGGCctcttttctccctttttcttcttgtttGATTGCTCTTTTTTTACATGCAAAATGAAATACATAGATTTTCGTTGGGATGGTAAAACGtttcatgatatttttttttcttggcGGATAGACTCGCGAGAAACGAGAATCAAATCGAAAGTAGGACTTTCCGGGATCAGGAAGAGGCTTGCGACATTTTTCGGACGAAAATTTCCCTCTTTAACTATGGAGGAAGAGTCTTAATTGATCAATTAGCTGTCATGCCATTCCGTATGAATTTAACTGAATTATGATggacgaaaataaaaaagcgcggaaagggagaaagagagtcGGCGGAAAGACGAGGAGCGTGGCTGCGGTTGTGTGTGCAGTTGCAGTTGTTGCGCGCCGGCGGAGCGAAGGAACGCATCCAATAAATAAGACGACGAGGGTAACCATTGAATTCAATCGGGAGAAGAACGGGTTCCAGTCGACGAAGCGGCCACGCGAGGAGCGAGGGGGTGAGGAGGGATCCCAGAAGTAAATCCCCGAGCACGTATGCGCCATTACTGTTTATTGTTCCGAACTTCCATTCCCAACGGACGACGATCTGCTGGTTCGCCaacgagagaggaagagaaagagcgagagggagagagaaatggagagagaagagaggaaaaggagaaaaactGTTTTCGCGAATGGTTCCACGGCACCTTCGGAATTCGTTTTCTTGATCGAGGTGAACGACACGGatttcgtcttttttttttcttgaagaCGATCAGAAAGCACAGTTATGTTCGCAAGATCGGAAAGGACAGCAGGGGTCGACGAAAAGGGGTCGACTTCTCTCGCGCGGACTTCACGGAGCTAAAATTCTTCTAACAATAAGCGTGAATTAAATAAGACCGCGGAAGTATggagagatatatattaagtCGTCGCAGAAGTTACttcgatttttatacattcttttGAACTAGAAGAGGGTGTCTAACGTGGCGATCGTAGTGATATTGATATTTCGCGATTTTTTCAGCATCCGATGTCcgagttttaaaaatttcacattttttaattcttttttttctgattcTGGAGCTTGCGATTCCTGAAAACACACGAATAAAAAAGggatttgataaataaatttaaaatacgatGCGATCCAACGTTGCTCGCACGCGACATCGATGGTTGAACgcgaaattgaaaaagaaaagagaaacttTCTAGCGGAAATGTGTTGCAAGTCGCCGTTGCAGAACTGCTGCACCCCACGGAGCTGTCCTCGTCGATGGAGTCGCTGGCCGCGTACGACGCGTCCGTGGGCTCCCCGGGACCGGTGCACCAGAACCAGCGGACGAAGCGTATGCGCACCAGTTTCAAGCACCATCAGTTGCGAACCATGAAGAATTACTTCGCGATAAATCAGAATCCGGACGCCAAGGATCTCAAGCAACTCGCGCAGAAGACCGGGCTATCGAAAAGGGTGCTGCAGGTACGGAGTCTTCCGTTTACATGAATGTTTATAAGAAGTTAACTGATCGTTGCTAACGATTACTTCTTTCCTAACGATTTTCCTTTgacaaagtatatatacgcaagagtataatatataagtaaaattaacgACGTCAACTCTTCACATTGTTTCACTATTTCTACTTCTAATTCTTGAATAGAACAAGTAGTCACACTTCAATTGTGATCGATGTTGAAGAATCAGTTGcgtttttaaattcttcagTTGAAATTATGTGATATCTTGATCTTGCCTCTGTTCAGGTGTGGTTccaaaacgcgcgcgcgaaatggCGACGGAACCTGATGCGGCAGGACGGTAGCAACGCCGGTAGCAACATCGGCTGTTCCGGCACGGCAGTGTCCTCCAGCACCGGCAATTCTCCAAATGTCGGGCCGGCCGCCATGCTCAGCGACAGCAACAGCATGCCCTCGACCTCGATGGAGGAGTTACACGCCCTTCATCAACTGCACTCAGGCGTCTCCTCTCAGGTCTCCTTTTCCGACATCTACTGACGACGGTTTGAAATGGAAGAGGACGCATACAGTAGCCTCTCCAGCCATCTTGGATGAGGGATTATCGCACTTCCTCGTGAGTCGACGAGGAACTCGGCAAGTCGATGACACGGTGGTCTTAGCAAGAAATCTCTCTGATGAACATTGACGTTGCTGACGTATCGTGGCAGTGGTCATTTAAGCCTGGTCTTACTTTCAAAAGTCTAGAGTGTGATCCTTGCTAGTCTTGAGAACAATTACTTAAATTTCGCGGAAGTCGAAATGCGGTTTAATCTCGTGCGGGAAATAAACTTTGACCGCGAGATCGGTCAAGATTAAATGCCTGGCCTTCCACCAAGAATTGGATGAAACCGTATTGCCGGATTTAACGAAGGAAGTGACTCGTCCGCGAAGGACTTTCCCGAAGGCAGCCTAGTCAGGTAGAATCTAGCGGGTAATTTCAAGGACGATTATGGTTAAATAATCAGTGATAATAATCATAGTTCCATGCACATCCGAATTACCAATGATTACTAGACGAGAATAGTAATAATGTAATCTAGGTACGTATGCAAAGAGGGTGTTTCATTAGCGATTGTATCGATAATTAACGACGAAATTTCGGGCACTGTTCGACATATGGGGTGTTCCAGAAAGATGTATACCAGATACGTGGCAGACATATCTAAAgaaatttagaagaaaattttcttaataaacttttaatgcgattgaatgtttaattttgatgttctatttataagatattagatattattagatatattgcGCACGATTGATACTTGAGGTAtgaagcaattaaaaatttagaattttcgaAAATCTTTTTACATCTTCGATGTAACATTTAGCGAGCATTCTTAAGAATTTGAAACTTTAGACGTGGggtgaaaatatatttttagacatCCAAGTAGTTGCCAGATATTTGAGTATTTCTAACGATTTGTCAGTGTTTTTAATGAGATCTGAAAATCTTCGtaagtttcaagaaaatcgcacaaagaattttttgaacATTGTTCAAAttgtatgttttataaaatatatcaaggcTTTCTCTCTAGTTAAAAtgttgtaaattgtaaaatgttgTAAAAGTGTTGTATGTATGCAACTGTTTAGAACACCCTATACGATGTCGCAAGGGCCGCTAAATTAAATGAAGACTCGCCCATGCGGACGGACACGTACATTACATGTGCAATCACGTAgggaaattatttaatttgttttcattgattttataCGAGACTTCGCGCGCGACTAACTTTTATCGACTTCGCCTATTACTAATTGGCCAAAGTGTTAATCAGTTGAATACTGATTAATTGAACTTATAATCAGGCGGTGATGATTGGCAACATGTTAAATgtagttttataatttcatcatTGCTAAAAggcaaaaattgcaaaagaaaattgaatctaataaataaaattatgcgaaGCTCGATAAAATTGTAGGCGAGTGtctatgaattttatattagcgGCGTAAACGTACGaaagtttttcttaaaaaaaaaaaggaaaaacggcGTTCCTCTGCTCGTGCCAAaagacttacaattagctaagaaagaaaaattttttaacgagcTGCTGGAATTCAAAgggcataatatatttttgcaatccGCGGTGCCGAATTACCGCATGCCATTCGGAGGACGAGATATTTCGCCTTGATCAAGCCTTTCACATTATGCGTTCTTGCATTCACGTTTCCCCTCCAAATCGTCATCTTTGAATTCGAGCAGTACGAAggcacacacatacgcacgtgTTTTGACGCAAGTTTGACGCAATCTCGCGCACGTGGTTGCGTAATGAAGATTAGATTGTTACGAGTTcgcgaaattttaattacgttgAATCTCTCGGGCATATACATAGTGCGTCATAGgaatttgatttaatactttttctgatattcaaatattattcaagTTAAACATTGATGCCATTGATTAATCATTTTGTTTCTTCCGCTCTTTCTTTCGATCGCCGATAACGtctttattttctgtttatatttttaacatttaattcgaAACTATACTTGAGGGACAAGGAAACAACAAGGTTTTGCGAAAACTTGGGAGTATGTTGAGAGCATCAGAGtggcaatttaattatatatatgactGATAtctaaacattaatttaataaacttattcaTAACGTCTACATaactttgcaaaaattaataacattttagaagaaaatgcATTACATCGTATCGTTTTCCATGCATTTGTACACTGCTACATTTATATCCTTTATTTCACCTTTATTTcacgtttaaaataaagtgagtCCAAATACTTTACGGGCATCTCTTACGACGTCTCTTGTCATGTAATGCTCGGCAGGGAAAATCGATAGGTCGCACGTTAGATAATGTGTAGCATAGCGATCATTAAGCGTACATGTTAAAGAGCGAAGCAATTATTTCCAACTCTGTAGACAAATTAATGTGCTACGTTCGAGTGCAACTATTATCGCATAATAAATAGTTACATACGTCTCGACTCAGACGCAACTTGCTCCCTTCTCTAATTTGCTGTACCTTCTCTGTCTCCGAAGTATAGACCAAGAAGAAAGGTAAGTTTGTGTTCTAATTAGTACGAAATATAACACGAGACATGTACGCCTCTCCAATAAATCTCCATGGTTATTTGAGTATTTTGCGAATTAGCTTTGCATATTTTACTACAATATACCCAAATTTTCAACTCGATAGTCGAAGTCCATGTAAAACAAttcgagattttttatttttatcatttgcatttatatatttgaattcataaaaatttgcaagCATCTACAGAGGATGCAtagctttttaataaattttgtcaagaactaacaaaaaagaatgattttaatcattttaaattgaatattgaaaGTTAAAGTTTTTCTACAAATTGTctggaagaagaaagaaagattgaAGATATTGGAAGAATgtcataaatatgtaaatacttCAAAGTTAGGTCTCGAAAAATTTCTTACGtttgcatttgcatttttaatatttataatccaattttttataaacattgaaaaatttaaggtTCTAAAAATCACAAACCTCAGCAACTACGAATCGAATTTAGCTTTCGGCACGTATAAGCGTATGGTATAGGTGTCGAATATTTGCGAGATTTCAAGGAGCCTCGCAGAAAATCGATGACTCCGAAGTTACAGACACTTCCAAGTTTGAAGCTGAGAAGATTCAACCTGATGCTTCACCGACGACATGTTTCACCATCCATCATACACCACTATCCCAAGCACATCATTAAACCTTCTCGCCACACGCGAGCATACCGTTTGCCGGTCTCTCGCGAGGCGCAAGTGCAAGTTGTAATTAGCATCAAATTAGGTATTTAAGGATTTCACGTTCGGGTCAGAAGCGGATAAGCCGAAAGGAAgatacgacgacgacgacaaggaagaagaagaagaagaagaagacgacgacgaaggagaagaagtagaagagaaagaagaagtaGAAGAACAGGAAGAGGGGCGCCGGGGGGACGAGGGTTCTACTTAGGGGTTATACCAACATAGCGAGCCCTCGTGTAAATTGTAGGCCTCTTGAGTCGTATAAGTGCACCGCATGCCGTATATATTTTGTCGGCGCTCATATAAGTTAATTTTCAATCTATATGCGGGTTCTCTCGGATGGCGCGCGGCGACTCATCAACGAAATGAAGAAATTGAGACTctcgttaatatttaatgagcagaggcgcgcgcgagcgcgagcgcgagcgaacGCGGATACAATGGCTGTCGGTCCCCGAGGCCCGACGTCGGCGGACCTCGAAATATCACCTCTCCGAGAGTCGCGTCGCGCATTTACATGCGCACGGCTCTCGGCGGACTCTCGAGCGAATAAGAAGTTTCGGTCGTATCCGTGTGTTCCCGCTGTATTTTCTCCGGCAAGGGAGACCTTCTTACGGTGCCGCAACACGGCAGGTGCGCGCGGAGGTATCGCGCTTCTCCTTTTTCGACGGGCGATCGTGAAATATAAGCGATTGGAGCGTTCTGCCGATTCTCCCCTCGGAGCCCATCTCGGCTTTGTTCGAAACGAATATCTCGTTGCCTCTCGTTGACGGCAGAAATATTTGTACGCTCTATATCACGGGATGCGTggttgctttttattttaatgacgCATTCAACGTGCCTGCTTAAGGCTAGGCGAGGCGTATGCCTCGAATGAGGCTCGCATTAACGTAAATTACGAAGAGAAGCTATTTAACATTCGTTTGGGAAGATACTGAAAGaagtaattatcaaaaatacgATTGACGTCCTGTAATATCTAAAATTCAGCGTaacaaatatcaaaatatatgcatatctCTAAAAGATTCGTCGTTAATCGATTATTTACAAGCGTTTATATAAGTTGTCAGCGTCATTTGAAGATTGCCCGACCTTTGGCGTTTCCATGCAGATAGCGGCGTGACGGTTGGGAGTAACAGGTTGTCACAGAGCTCGCAATCACTTGCACGCCGTCGAGAGTCAGACAAACGGAGAAAGAACGACCACCTTCCATGACCGATCGAATTTTACGTTAATTAGCCAAGCGTCGTTAAGTCACACGCGAGGCCGTCCGAGTGTCACGAGTAAGGGCCCTTTGTAACGAGAAACACGTTCAAGCGGATTGGTATTTCCGTAAAGAAACGGTCCTAATAGAATTAAAcgtattctaaaaaaaatgcttGTAAGAAAATGTTGGCGTCTTCAAAAGAATTTTCTGTAATAAGTAGACTCGaatatatcgaataaaatattaaagttctCAAAATAAGAgttaaaactatataatacgAAATGTTAGAATCCCGAGCGTCTTTAAAATCATCGTTATGGACCGTCGGATTCTTGTTCGATAATCGACGAAATCCGGTCAAATCTAATGTCCAAAATTACCCGCCGATCCTCGGCAAATTAGTCGCACGAGCCGCTCCAATTTTCTAGGACTCGGAAACTAGTgttaaatttcgaaaatcgCCAAACCGACAAAAACGATCTCGCACCCGAGGGAGCCGGGCCGTGTTACCGCGCGCCACCCCGCCGATAAAAAACGCGTCTCGAGGACGAAGGGACAATAGGGAGAAACCGGAGAAACTATGGCGGTTATACCGACGTCAGGAGGTATCCCGGAGTCTCCTCAAAAAGTGGACCAATTTTCGGTAATTTGTACGCGATGGCTCATTGGATGTGCACGCAGGAGAAGAGAGCTGGTCAGAGGAAAGGCATCCCTCCGCAGTCGTTCTGAACCCTTCCTCTCGTCGAGACGAGATCGTCGGGCGAGGACGTGTGGCAGCTCGGAGGGAGcgcaaagagaaagaagaattaaagACGGGGAGAGAACGCATGCAGGGGAGGCTCGCGGGAGTCTATTTTTGAGGGAAAAGGAAGGCTCCGAGAGAACGAGTCCGGTCGATAGTCTTTTGTTCTGTCAAACGTCAGACGCGCTTGCTCCATGAGGCCTTGAGGAGAGCCTTGAGGAGAGAGGAAAacgagggagaggaagagagagaggaaggacgaaggagcgagagagaaagggtaTGAGAGACGGGACAACGAGGAACGAGACTAGAGGAGTTTTTATCGCGGCGGTTGTGAAAGCGGTAAGACCAGCGAGCATTCATCGTCGGTTCGATACATACAGGGTGTTTGGTAATTGATGGTACAAGCGGGAAGAATCGCGATCGTTCGGTGGGGGAGAAACGGGATGGATTCGGACATGTTTTTGCACGCAAATTCCGTTTTCAGGTCGCGAGCTCGAAAAATTTAAAGCTCCAAATCTCGGGCCGCTGAAGCATCAAGGATCTCGCGGTCGCGAACGGTTATGAACACTAAAAGAAGGAATTCTATCGAGAAGCGCGTGTTAATTACGTATCACTGAacgtgcaaatatatatacgtgtatgtgTATCTTTTGATTCCCTGGGCAAAAAGGACAGCCTAGCCGGTCAGCTGCTACTCAGCGCCATTGCTTCCGCTGATATCATTGGGACGTATTTCTTCATCTTCATTTCTCctcttttccctctctctctctattttccTCTTCGACTATTTCGTAGATCTCCTTTTCTTACACGACGAGCACGGTCGTCGTGATGCGGCCGCTACCTCTGCGAATTCGATTGCTCGATGGAGGCTGCTGGACGCGGCAGATGGCCGCCGAGAGGGTGACAGAGGCACGCGTTACCAATGTATGTCGGTACGCAAGAAAATGCAGCGCGCGGAAACTTCTTGTTTCGGTGCGGCTGGACCCTCCAGCGCATCTCCCTCGGTGCACGGAACGACGAGGCGGTGCAACGCGCGCTCGTCGTACCTTTATTTGCTCATAAAGTCGGGAAAAAGCCGGGCGCGTTGACCCGGCCCGATCGCCGTTACATTCGGCCCTTTTTGCTCATTCAGGACGATCAGCGCGAGACAAAATCCGCTCCGTTTCGTTCGGTAAAGCCCGGTCGCGACGATCCGAAAACCGATCCACCCAAATTTGTCGCACAACTGACATCCCGCACACACAGATCGACAGTCTCGAGAAATATCGAGAATAAATACCGCGCGTGTTTACAGTTGCAAGACTGCACATTTCTGAAGCGTCAGGTTTCAAAAACGATGTAACTGAAGAAGGTATCGCGAATATTTCTCGATCAAACGTTTCACGGCGCGACAGAACCTTTGACGATCAACGGCGGAATAATAGGGTCTaatgtagaatatatataacggCAGACGTAATAgttcgataataattattatcatgcATGTATATATTGCAGGGGAGGGAGCAGGTTTAATGGATATCTGCAAcgagagagaatattttatacacgtGTAATATACGCCCGTCGAAATGGTCGTTATGAATATGCATGACATTTTATGTTCGCGTAATTCGCGGCCTCCGGAATACACTTAATGGGCGCTCATGAAGAATCTATCCCGACAGGATACCCTTTTGAAAGGATGGGCGACAGCATCCCATTTTGTTTCTTTGCTGTCCTAAAAAAAgactctttcttttctctctacctcatatatattattccagGATacaaattatcatttataa
This sequence is a window from Temnothorax longispinosus isolate EJ_2023e chromosome 11, Tlon_JGU_v1, whole genome shotgun sequence. Protein-coding genes within it:
- the LOC139821289 gene encoding LIM/homeobox protein Lhx9 isoform X1; protein product: MLKEVGCGSTTPPPGDGGGGANGRQIGANESSGGGGGGGGITEGVLSCGGCGREIAERWYLRAADRAWHCGCLRCCHCRVPLAAELTCFARDGNIYCKEDYYRLFAVSRCSRCRAGISASELVMRARDLVYHVACFTCASCGTPLNKGDHFGQRDGLVYCRPHYELLCCAGDYGGAAGGIEDLGSPGVSPLPAYYEQSGIAATGAVQKGRPRKRKLSEVTGSELPVTMRLAAGALVAVAELLHPTELSSSMESLAAYDASVGSPGPVHQNQRTKRMRTSFKHHQLRTMKNYFAINQNPDAKDLKQLAQKTGLSKRVLQVWFQNARAKWRRNLMRQDGSNAGSNIGCSGTAVSSSTGNSPNVGPAAMLSDSNSMPSTSMEELHALHQLHSGVSSQVSFSDIY
- the LOC139821289 gene encoding LIM/homeobox protein Lhx9 isoform X2, giving the protein MLKEVGCGSTTPPPGDGGGGANGRQIGANESSGGGGGGGGITEGVLSCGGCGREIAERWYLRAADRAWHCGCLRCCHCRVPLAAELTCFARDGNIYCKEDYYRLFAVSRCSRCRAGISASELVMRARDLVYHVACFTCASCGTPLNKGDHFGQRDGLVYCRPHYELLCCAGDYGGAAGGIEDLGSPGVSPLPAYYEQSGIAATGAVQKGRPRKRKLSEVTGSELPVTMRLAAGALELLHPTELSSSMESLAAYDASVGSPGPVHQNQRTKRMRTSFKHHQLRTMKNYFAINQNPDAKDLKQLAQKTGLSKRVLQVWFQNARAKWRRNLMRQDGSNAGSNIGCSGTAVSSSTGNSPNVGPAAMLSDSNSMPSTSMEELHALHQLHSGVSSQVSFSDIY